In Vibrio bathopelagicus, the following are encoded in one genomic region:
- a CDS encoding response regulator transcription factor codes for MKILVVEDEPRLGQQILETLEGADWVPELSQDGIDALYRATSEEWDAIVLDLGLPKLDGLTVLKGIRDENINTPVVILSARDTLTQRVEGLNAGADDYLTKPFEMVELIARIRAQLRRASGSAAPIQQIGDLSLDTRSSKVLWQGQAVSLTALEYKVVAYFMHNQNKVISRTELVEHIYKQDFDRDSNTVEVFIGRIRKKIAPKIIKTVRGLGYQLNAE; via the coding sequence ATGAAAATTTTAGTCGTTGAAGACGAACCTCGCTTGGGCCAACAAATTCTAGAAACTCTTGAGGGAGCAGACTGGGTTCCAGAACTTTCTCAAGATGGTATCGACGCACTCTACCGTGCAACATCGGAAGAGTGGGATGCCATCGTTCTCGACCTAGGCTTACCGAAGCTAGATGGCTTAACCGTATTGAAAGGCATTCGAGACGAAAACATCAATACGCCAGTCGTTATCTTAAGTGCACGAGACACTCTTACTCAGCGTGTAGAAGGCTTGAACGCAGGCGCAGATGATTACCTAACAAAGCCGTTCGAAATGGTTGAGCTGATTGCCCGTATTCGTGCGCAATTACGTCGCGCATCTGGCAGTGCAGCGCCTATTCAACAAATTGGTGACCTAAGCCTAGATACACGCAGTTCGAAGGTTTTGTGGCAAGGGCAAGCAGTAAGCCTAACGGCATTGGAATACAAAGTGGTTGCTTACTTCATGCATAACCAGAACAAGGTTATCTCGCGTACAGAATTAGTTGAGCATATCTACAAGCAAGATTTCGACCGCGACTCTAATACTGTGGAAGTTTTCATCGGCCGTATCCGTAAGAAAATCGCACCGAAGATCATCAAAACCGTTCGTGGTCTTGGCTACCAACTCAACGCTGAATAG